The Steroidobacteraceae bacterium genomic interval TCGCCAGATGCTGCGATTGACGTCCGAGCGAACGTTGTTGACGCCATTCATCGGATCGCGGATCCAGAACCTGACCTCGACGCGCATGCCATAGTCTTCGAACGCCATCAGGCGCGAAACCGGTGCGGGTTCGAGCAGTATGCGCGGATGATTGCGCGCCGCCTCGAGCAGCACCTTGAGTGCAAGCTCCGGGTCGTCGTCGTAGCTGATCATCACCGGCAGTCGCAGGCGCACGCGCTGATCGGAGTAGCTCCAGTTGATGACCGAATTGGTGATGAGGTTCTGATTCGGCACCAGCGTCTCGACACCATCGCGGTCACGCACGACGACGTAGCGGCCGCGCAGCTCCTCGACCCAGCCGAAATTCTCGGTGCTGGTGCCGGTGGTCCCGGTGAAACTGATGACATCGCCTGGTTTGATCGACTTGTCCATCAGCAATACGAAGCCGCTGACAAAATTGCTGGCAATTGCCTGCAGGCCGAAACCGAGGCCAAGTCCGACAGCGCCCGTGAGCACCGTGAGTGTCGAGAGGTTGACGCCGGCGGCGTTTATGCCGAGCAGGATGCCCAGGCTGACGAGCGAAAAGAACAGGAACTTCGAGATGCCGATGCGGGTCGATATCGCGATGCCATCGAGCCGCATGATGCGTTGCTCGGCGAATCTCGCGATCAGGCTCGTGACGACGCCGAAGGCCGTTACGACCACCATGCCCTTCAGCAATGCCCAGACAGTGAACTTCGCGCCCGGCAGCAGGTTGATGCCATTGAGAAAGCGCTCGATGCCATCGAACCAGCCGAGCAGCTCGAAGCCGAGCAGCAGCCACAGCACTACGGTGACGGCTGTCTCCCAGCCAATCAGCCAGGATTTGGGCCCAAGTCCCATGCGCAGAAGGAAGACCCCGACCCGCACCAGCGCGAGGGCGCCGATCAGCTGCAAGCTGGCATCGATGATCGTTGCCGGCATGCCAGCCCGGCCCGCGACCGACTTCAGGATGGCAACGATTGCGAGCGCAATCACCAGCGGCGCAAGTATCGCCACGAGCTCCGCGATACGTGTCTGCCAGCGCGGCTGGTGCTTGATCGCGCGCAGGCGCGCATACCAGATGCGCGCGAAATGCGCGCTCACGAAAGCGACCGCGAGCGCGACCGCGATGGCGATGACCTGCGCGATGAATTCCGGCTGTGTCAGGCCGCGAACGAGGTTTTGCAGGCTGCTGAGGGATTTTTCCATTGCAGTGGCTGGGCGGGCTCCGGAACGTTAGGCGTTGAGGTCAGGTATGAGCTCGCTCTCCAGGCGGGCAATCTGGTCCTTCAGCACCAGTTTGCGCTTCTTGAGGCGCGAGAGCTGCAATTCGTCGATCCGCGAATCGAGTGCAAGACGCGAAATCACGTCGTCCAGATCGCGATGTTCGATGCGCAGCTGGCGCAGCTTCTCGAAGTTGCGAAACAACTCTCGATCGACATTGTCCTTTGGGTCTTTGGTTTCGGTCATGCTGGAGTGGTTCAGCAGCGCGCGATCTGGCGCGCCAGGGAGCGCGTTCCGGGCGCTAGCTTATCGAAGCGGCCGAGACGGTTCCATTTGATTTGTGGATCGTGGAAATCCGACCCCAGGCTGAGCGCGAGCCCGGCGTCCCCTGCCAGCCGAGCGCAGCGCTCGGCATCGCTGTTGTCGCTCTCGATGGCCGCGCCTCCTGCCTTGGCGAACTCTCCGAGCAATGAACGCAATGCGCCGGCGCTCAGCCGGTAACGCGATGGATGCGCGATGACAGCGTTGCCTCCCGCGTCGCGCAGCAGCGCCATCGTCGTCTCGATGGCGGGCCAGTCATCGGCGATGTGACCGGCGCTGCCGGGCCCGAGCAGTCGTGCGAAGGCATCGCTGATCGAGCGCGCATGCCCCTGCGCGACGAGCGCGCGCGCGAGATGAGCGCGGGTCGGCAGCGGATTCTCCTCCAGCACCGTGCGCGCGAGCTCACGCCCGGGCAGCCGCGCGCGCCGCGTCAGGCGCTCGCCGATCGCCTCGGTCCGCGCAATTCGCTGTGCGCACAGGGCCTGGCAATGTGCGCGCAATGCGCTCGCGCCGGGATCGATGCCGATACCGAGGATGTGAATGGTACGGCCGCGCCACAGGGTCGAAAGCTCGATGCCGGCGAGCAGCTCCAGGGGCGTGTCGCGTGCAGCGGCGGCCGCGCTCTCGCAACCGGCCATGGTGTCGTGGTCGGTGAGTGCCATCAGTTCGACGCCGGCGGCGAGTGCCTGCGCCACCAGCTCCGCGGGCGTCAACACGCCGTCCGAGGCCGTGCTATGTGTGTGAAGGTCGACGATCAATGTCGCCTATCATAGCGCCATGATTCGCTGGTCCGACATCGATCTGGTATTCCTCGACCTCGACGGTACGCTCCTCGATCTGGCATATGACAACTACATCTGGCTCGCGCGTGTCCCCGAGATCTATGCCGAGCGGGAAGGACTGTCGATCGCCGAGGCTGGCGCGCGCCTCGCGCCGCGTTTTCGCGCGCACATGGGCACGCTCAATTGGTATTCGCTCGAGTTCTGGAGCGACGAACTCGGCATCGACTTGGTGGCGTTGCATCGCGCTGAAAGCCATCGGATTGCCTGGTTACCCGGTGCGCGCCGATTTCTCGAACAAATGAGGGAGCGCGGCAAGGCGCTGGTGCTGCTTACCAATTCGCATCCGATCACCCTCGAGATCAAGGATGCGGCGGCGGGCATCGCCGGGTTCTTCGACGCCATGTACAGCTCGGCACGACTGGGCGCACCGAAGGAAAGCGACCTCTTCTGGCCGAACTTGCAACAGCAATGGCCGTACAGGCCCGAGCGCTGCTTCTTCGCCGATGACAGCCTGCCGGTGCTGGAGGCTGCGCGGCGCGCGGGCATTGCTCAGACGGTGCAGATCTCCCGCCCCGATTCCTCGCGAGCGAGCAATCCCGCGGCGCATTTCAAGGCTTCCGAACGGCTCGTCGATCTGCTCGATTGAATCAGCGC includes:
- a CDS encoding PHP domain-containing protein translates to MIVDLHTHSTASDGVLTPAELVAQALAAGVELMALTDHDTMAGCESAAAAARDTPLELLAGIELSTLWRGRTIHILGIGIDPGASALRAHCQALCAQRIARTEAIGERLTRRARLPGRELARTVLEENPLPTRAHLARALVAQGHARSISDAFARLLGPGSAGHIADDWPAIETTMALLRDAGGNAVIAHPSRYRLSAGALRSLLGEFAKAGGAAIESDNSDAERCARLAGDAGLALSLGSDFHDPQIKWNRLGRFDKLAPGTRSLARQIARC
- a CDS encoding YdcH family protein is translated as MTETKDPKDNVDRELFRNFEKLRQLRIEHRDLDDVISRLALDSRIDELQLSRLKKRKLVLKDQIARLESELIPDLNA
- a CDS encoding HAD-IA family hydrolase — its product is MIRWSDIDLVFLDLDGTLLDLAYDNYIWLARVPEIYAEREGLSIAEAGARLAPRFRAHMGTLNWYSLEFWSDELGIDLVALHRAESHRIAWLPGARRFLEQMRERGKALVLLTNSHPITLEIKDAAAGIAGFFDAMYSSARLGAPKESDLFWPNLQQQWPYRPERCFFADDSLPVLEAARRAGIAQTVQISRPDSSRASNPAAHFKASERLVDLLD
- a CDS encoding mechanosensitive ion channel — its product is MEKSLSSLQNLVRGLTQPEFIAQVIAIAVALAVAFVSAHFARIWYARLRAIKHQPRWQTRIAELVAILAPLVIALAIVAILKSVAGRAGMPATIIDASLQLIGALALVRVGVFLLRMGLGPKSWLIGWETAVTVVLWLLLGFELLGWFDGIERFLNGINLLPGAKFTVWALLKGMVVVTAFGVVTSLIARFAEQRIMRLDGIAISTRIGISKFLFFSLVSLGILLGINAAGVNLSTLTVLTGAVGLGLGFGLQAIASNFVSGFVLLMDKSIKPGDVISFTGTTGTSTENFGWVEELRGRYVVVRDRDGVETLVPNQNLITNSVINWSYSDQRVRLRLPVMISYDDDPELALKVLLEAARNHPRILLEPAPVSRLMAFEDYGMRVEVRFWIRDPMNGVNNVRSDVNRSIWRLFRDNGIRIPVAQRELRILPPHGESKSPLG